A portion of the Melitaea cinxia chromosome 1, ilMelCinx1.1, whole genome shotgun sequence genome contains these proteins:
- the LOC123667435 gene encoding tyrosine-protein kinase Drl: protein MASKRLVIVWAVWLALPLATGHLNVLISQAEVMKLLGLDAELFYVREGVVNTYATGFIVPVPAHIADLEFMWQALGKRPLPYVMGIDYDSRGAMLPPQVNISERGYVPTTLQTFRVRLPCTGSRSAEILVTMQLNISAPDRAHKDVRLTFKRNKICLKGLSTIVTQNETARLAGDTNRGSGGVLFAAGGCAAAALALLAGVAAAGTLYKRGNKARHHDSIHDISYFSTSYTTAAYGSHQNVLLRLDNLGRPPSSTGSYATIASLHKFPFGSRRSPSPYATTHIGEHIYAKPESRVSYYAASNLTHVSQQTITKDRITDPAEQLRHLTTPRSNIRLEILVHEGTFGRIYKGVFKRGDTYEEVLVKTVSEAASAMQAALLVAEGLRLCGLVHGNVLAPMAACAEEARKPLLVYCCVSHSSNLKRFLTSCRLGHQAAPATRELVDLGAQVACGLAYLHVQRVIHADIAARNCIVDEKLRLKVTDNGLSRDLFPDDYHCLGDNENRPVKWMAPESLLQNQYTTASDVWSLGITLWELATLGASPLAELDAADVGAFLNGGYRPSQPHNCPDELYGLMSWCWATSAPARPTAPQLLAALHDFRQALSTYI, encoded by the exons GCTTAGACGCTGAATTATTCTACGTCAGGGAGGGTGTGGTTAATACATACGCGACAGGCTTCATAGTGCCGGTGCCAGCGCATATTGCGGATTTGGAGTTTATGTGGCAGGCGCTAGGGAAGCGACCG TTGCCGTACGTGATGGGTATAGACTACGATAGCAGAGGCGCCATGCTGCCGCCGCAAGTCAATATATCCGAGCGAGGCTACGTGCCTACCACGCTGCAGACGTTTAG GGTTCGATTACCGTGTACGGGATCAAGAAGTGCAGAAATACTGGTGACGATGCAATTGAACATTTCGGCGCCGGACCGCGCTCATAAAGACGTGCGGCTCACTTTCAAAAGGAACAAGATTTGTTTGAAAG GCTTATCAACAATCGTAACTCAAAACGAAACAGCAAGACTCGCTGGAGACACAAATCGAGGATCTGGTGGAGTGTTGTTCGCGGCTGGGGGTTGTGCAGCAGCAGCATTAGCGTTACTCGCAGGTGTTGCAGCAGCAGGGACGTTGTACAAGCGAGGGAATAAGGCTAGGCATCACGACTCTATACA CGATATATCATATTTCAGTACCTCATACACCACTGCAGCGTATGGTAGCCACCAAAACGTGTTGCTACGTCTGGACAACCTCGGTCGACCTCCCAGCTCAACTGGCTCATATGCAACTATTGCTAGCTTACATAAGTTTCCTTTTG GTAGTAGACGCTCCCCTTCTCCTTACGCGACGACACACATAGGCGAACATATCTACGCTAAGCCGGAATCCCGAGTCTCATACTACGCTGCGTCCAACCTCACGCACGTTTCACAG CAAACAATCACAAAAGATCGTATAACGGACCCAGCAGAACAATTGCGTCATCTGACGACACCGCGTTCAAACATACGTCTAGAAATTTTAGTTCATGAGGGTACCTTTGGACGGATCTATAAAGGTGTATTCAAACGAGGGGACACGTATGAGGAAGTGCTTGTGAAGACTGTTTCAG AAGCAGCATCAGCGATGCAAGCGGCTTTGTTAGTAGCTGAAGGATTAAGACTATGCGGCCTTGTACATGGTAATGTACTGGCTCCGATGGCGGCTTGCGCTGAGGAAGCTAGGAAACCATTGCTAGTGTACTGTTGTGTTTCACATTCTTCTAATCTTAAACG gttCCTAACATCGTGTCGTCTCGGTCACCAAGCGGCCCCAGCAACTAGAGAGCTAGTGGATTTAGGCGCTCAAGTAGCTTGCGGTCTCGCGTACTTGCACGTACAACGAGTCATACACGCGGATATAGCGGCCAGGAATTGTAT AGTGGACGAGAAGTTGAGACTGAAGGTGACTGACAATGGTTTGTCACGCGATCTCTTCCCTGACGACTACCATTGTTTAGGTGATAATGAAAATAGACCTGTAAAATGGATGGCTCCAGAATCTTTACTGCAGAACCAGTACACGACAGCATCTGATGTG TGGTCATTAGGTATAACGCTATGGGAGTTGGCAACGCTCGGTGCATCACCTTTAGCAGAACTAGACGCAGCGGATGTGGGCGCCTTCCTTAACGGCGGTTACAGGCCATCACAACCGCACAACTGTCCTGATGAATT GTACGGCCTAATGTCTTGGTGTTGGGCCACTTCAGCTCCAGCTCGACCGACCGCCCCTCAACTTTTAGCAGCACTGCATGACTTCAGACAAGCACTTAgcacttatatttaa